In Streptomyces sp. SN-593, a single genomic region encodes these proteins:
- the acs gene encoding acetate--CoA ligase, producing the protein MSSNESLANLLKEERRFAPPKELAAAANVTAAAYEQAKADRLGFWAEQARRLTWETEPTQTLDWSNPPFAKWFADGRLNVAYNCVDRHVEAGHGDRVAIHFEGEPGDSRAITYAELKDEVSRAANALTELGVRKGDRVAVYLPMIPEAVVAMLACARIGAAHSVVFGGFSSDAVASRIDDADAKLVITADGGYRRGKPSALKPAIDDAVARTPQVEHVLVVRRTGQDVAWTEGRDVWWHDITGRQSTEHTPEAFEAEHPLFILYTSGTTGKPKGILHTSGGYLTQASYTHHAVFDLKPETDVFWCTADIGWVTGHSYIVYGPLSNGATQVIYEGTPDTPHQGRFWEIVQKYGVTILYTAPTAIRTFMKWGDDIPANYDLSSLRVLGSVGEPINPEAWVWYREHIGAGKTPIVDTWWQTETGSMMISPLPGVTETKPGSAQTPLPGIAATVVDDEANEVPDGSGGYLVLTEPWPSMLRTIWGDDQRYIDTYWSRFPGRYFAGDGAKKDDDGDIWLLGRVDDVMLVSGHNISTTEVESALVSHPKVAESAVVGAADETTGQAIVAFVILRGSAEDSAELVGELRDHVGKTLGPIAKPKRVLIVSELPKTRSGKIMRRLLRDVAENRELGDVTTLTDSSVMDLIQSKLPSAPSED; encoded by the coding sequence GTGAGCAGCAACGAGAGCCTGGCCAACCTGCTGAAGGAGGAGCGGCGGTTTGCTCCCCCGAAAGAACTGGCCGCTGCGGCCAATGTCACCGCGGCCGCGTACGAACAGGCCAAGGCCGACCGGCTGGGCTTCTGGGCCGAGCAGGCCCGCCGCCTGACCTGGGAGACCGAGCCCACCCAGACGCTCGACTGGTCGAACCCGCCGTTCGCGAAGTGGTTCGCGGACGGCCGGCTGAACGTCGCCTACAACTGCGTGGACCGCCATGTCGAGGCCGGCCACGGCGACCGCGTCGCCATCCACTTCGAGGGCGAGCCGGGCGACAGCCGCGCGATCACCTACGCGGAGCTGAAGGACGAGGTGTCCCGCGCCGCCAACGCGCTGACCGAACTCGGCGTGCGTAAGGGCGACCGCGTCGCGGTCTACCTGCCGATGATCCCCGAGGCCGTGGTCGCGATGCTGGCCTGTGCCCGGATCGGCGCCGCGCACTCCGTGGTCTTCGGCGGCTTCTCGTCCGACGCCGTCGCCTCCCGGATCGACGACGCCGACGCGAAGCTGGTGATCACCGCCGACGGCGGCTACCGCCGGGGCAAGCCGTCCGCGCTCAAGCCGGCCATCGACGACGCGGTGGCCCGCACCCCGCAGGTCGAGCACGTCCTCGTGGTCCGCCGCACCGGCCAGGACGTGGCGTGGACCGAGGGCCGCGACGTGTGGTGGCACGACATCACCGGTCGCCAGTCCACCGAGCACACCCCCGAGGCGTTCGAGGCCGAGCACCCGCTGTTCATCCTCTACACCTCGGGCACCACCGGTAAGCCGAAGGGCATCCTGCACACCTCCGGCGGCTACCTCACCCAGGCCAGCTACACCCACCACGCCGTCTTCGACCTCAAGCCGGAGACGGACGTCTTCTGGTGCACCGCGGACATCGGCTGGGTCACCGGCCACTCGTACATCGTCTACGGCCCGCTCTCCAACGGCGCCACCCAGGTGATCTACGAGGGCACGCCCGACACCCCGCACCAGGGCCGGTTCTGGGAGATCGTGCAGAAGTACGGCGTCACGATCCTCTACACCGCGCCGACGGCGATCCGCACGTTCATGAAGTGGGGCGACGACATCCCCGCGAACTACGACCTGAGCAGCCTGCGCGTCCTGGGCAGCGTCGGCGAACCGATCAACCCCGAGGCGTGGGTCTGGTACCGCGAGCACATCGGCGCCGGCAAGACGCCGATCGTGGACACCTGGTGGCAGACCGAGACCGGCTCCATGATGATCAGCCCGCTGCCCGGGGTGACCGAGACCAAGCCCGGCTCCGCGCAGACGCCGCTGCCCGGCATCGCGGCCACCGTCGTGGACGACGAGGCGAACGAGGTGCCCGACGGCTCGGGCGGCTACCTGGTGCTCACCGAGCCGTGGCCGTCGATGCTCCGCACCATCTGGGGCGACGACCAGCGCTACATCGACACCTACTGGTCCCGCTTCCCCGGCCGCTACTTCGCCGGCGACGGCGCGAAGAAGGACGACGACGGCGACATCTGGCTGCTCGGCCGGGTGGATGACGTGATGCTGGTCTCCGGCCACAACATCTCCACCACCGAGGTCGAGTCCGCGCTCGTCTCGCACCCCAAGGTCGCCGAGTCCGCCGTGGTCGGCGCCGCCGACGAGACCACCGGGCAGGCCATCGTCGCGTTCGTCATCCTGCGCGGCAGCGCCGAGGACAGCGCCGAACTCGTCGGCGAACTGCGCGACCACGTCGGCAAGACGCTCGGCCCGATCGCCAAGCCGAAGCGGGTCCTGATCGTCTCCGAGCTGCCCAAGACCCGTTCGGGCAAGATCATGCGCCGCCTGCTGCGCGATGTCGCGGAGAACCGCGAGCTGGGTGACGTCACCACCCTCACCGACTCCTCCGTCATGGACCTCATCCAGAGCAAGCTGCCCTCCGCTCCCAGCGAGGACTGA
- the nth gene encoding endonuclease III: MAESKVGKAPRVESQVAKVRRARRINRELAEVYPYAHPELDFENPFQLLIATVLSAQTTDLRVNQTTPALFAKYPTAADMAAADPADLEQILRPTGFFRAKTRSVLGLSAALRDEFGGEVPGRLADLTKLPGVGRKTANVVLGNAFGVPGITVDTHFGRLSRRFGWSTSQDPEEVERDVAALFPKSDWTMLSHRVVFHGRRMCHARKPACGVCPIAALCPSYGEGETDPEKATKLLKYEKGGFPGQRLNPPPDYPGQPAPPLGAS, encoded by the coding sequence ATGGCAGAGAGCAAGGTCGGCAAGGCCCCCCGAGTGGAGTCCCAGGTCGCGAAGGTCCGCAGGGCCCGCCGGATCAACCGCGAGCTCGCCGAGGTGTATCCGTACGCCCATCCGGAGCTGGACTTCGAGAATCCGTTCCAGCTCCTGATCGCCACGGTGCTGTCCGCGCAGACCACCGATCTGCGGGTGAACCAGACGACCCCCGCGCTGTTCGCGAAGTACCCCACGGCCGCGGACATGGCGGCGGCCGACCCGGCGGACCTGGAGCAGATCCTGCGCCCCACCGGCTTCTTCCGGGCCAAGACGCGGTCCGTGCTGGGCCTGTCGGCCGCGCTGCGCGACGAGTTCGGCGGCGAGGTGCCCGGCCGTCTCGCGGACCTGACGAAACTGCCCGGCGTGGGCCGCAAGACCGCCAACGTGGTGCTGGGCAACGCGTTCGGCGTGCCCGGCATCACCGTGGACACCCACTTCGGCCGGCTCTCGCGCCGGTTCGGCTGGTCCACCTCGCAGGACCCGGAGGAGGTCGAGCGGGACGTGGCCGCGCTCTTCCCCAAGTCGGACTGGACGATGCTGTCGCACCGCGTCGTCTTCCACGGCCGCCGGATGTGCCACGCCCGCAAGCCCGCCTGCGGGGTGTGCCCGATCGCGGCCCTCTGCCCGTCGTACGGCGAGGGCGAGACGGACCCGGAGAAGGCGACGAAGCTGCTGAAGTACGAGAAGGGCGGCTTCCCCGGGCAGCGGCTGAACCCGCCACCGGACTACCCGGGCCAACCCGCGCCGCCGTTGGGCGCCTCATGA
- a CDS encoding alpha/beta fold hydrolase: protein MSLPAGSSPSQPRRPDPGPGPDLGPGPGPAPRVSGQVPRLDGPWTHRDVAANGARFHIAEAGDGPLVLLLHGFPQFWWAWRHQLTALADAGFRAVAMDLRGVGGSDRTPRGYDPGNLALDVTGVIRSLGEPDAAVVGHDLGGYLAWTAAAMRPKLVRRLVVCSMPHPRRWRTSMLTDLRQSRAGGYVWGFQRPWVPERQLVADDAAMVGRLIRDWSGPQPLDEEAIDVYREAMRIPSTAHCAVEPFRWMVRSMARPDGLQFNRRMKRPVRVPTLQMHGSLDPAIGTRNVAGSGEYVEAPYRWRLFDGLGHFPHEEDPVAFSTELVNWLRDPEPDR, encoded by the coding sequence ATGAGCCTCCCCGCCGGGTCGTCGCCCAGCCAACCCCGTCGGCCCGATCCGGGCCCCGGGCCCGACCTCGGCCCCGGGCCCGGCCCCGCCCCCCGCGTCAGCGGCCAGGTTCCACGCCTCGACGGCCCCTGGACCCACCGCGACGTGGCCGCGAACGGCGCCCGCTTCCACATCGCCGAAGCCGGTGACGGCCCACTCGTACTGCTCCTGCACGGCTTCCCGCAGTTCTGGTGGGCCTGGCGGCACCAGTTGACCGCGCTCGCCGACGCCGGCTTCCGCGCGGTCGCGATGGACCTGCGCGGGGTCGGCGGCAGCGACCGTACGCCCCGGGGCTACGACCCGGGCAACCTGGCGCTCGACGTGACCGGCGTGATCCGTTCGCTCGGCGAGCCGGACGCCGCGGTGGTCGGCCACGACCTGGGCGGCTACCTGGCCTGGACCGCCGCCGCGATGCGGCCGAAGCTGGTACGACGCCTGGTGGTGTGCTCGATGCCCCACCCGCGGCGCTGGCGGACCTCGATGCTCACCGACCTGCGGCAGAGCAGGGCCGGCGGCTACGTCTGGGGCTTCCAGCGCCCCTGGGTGCCCGAGCGGCAACTCGTCGCCGACGACGCGGCGATGGTCGGCCGGCTGATCCGGGACTGGTCGGGGCCGCAGCCGCTGGACGAGGAGGCTATCGACGTCTACCGCGAGGCGATGCGGATCCCGTCCACGGCCCACTGCGCGGTCGAGCCGTTCCGCTGGATGGTGCGGTCGATGGCCCGGCCGGACGGCCTCCAGTTCAACCGCCGGATGAAGCGCCCGGTCCGGGTGCCCACCCTCCAGATGCACGGCTCGCTCGACCCCGCGATCGGCACCAGGAACGTGGCGGGCAGCGGGGAGTACGTCGAGGCGCCCTACCGCTGGCGGCTCTTCGACGGCCTCGGGCACTTCCCGCACGAGGAGGACCCGGTGGCCTTCTCCACCGAGCTGGTCAACTGGCTCAGGGACCCGGAACCGGATCGATGA
- a CDS encoding phage holin family protein gives MSPASNGDERSLGELFSSATAELSALVHDEIALAKTEIRQDVKRAAIGSGSLVVALALCLFAVPMGCMALAYVIHRTGLPLDASFGIVCGAFVLLGLLLGLLAYGRFRKVKKPERSIASAKQTAAVLQKAKPHPRDLAPQGAEPLGATVAAPALETKM, from the coding sequence ATGAGCCCAGCCTCGAACGGTGACGAGCGCAGCCTCGGCGAGCTGTTCTCCTCCGCCACGGCGGAACTGTCCGCCCTGGTGCACGACGAGATCGCGCTGGCCAAGACCGAGATCAGGCAGGACGTGAAACGCGCCGCGATCGGCAGCGGGTCGCTGGTCGTCGCGCTGGCGCTCTGCCTGTTCGCGGTGCCGATGGGCTGCATGGCGCTGGCGTACGTCATCCACCGCACCGGACTGCCGCTGGACGCCTCGTTCGGCATCGTGTGCGGCGCCTTCGTGCTCCTCGGCCTGCTCCTCGGCCTGCTGGCGTACGGGCGGTTCCGGAAGGTGAAGAAGCCGGAGCGTTCGATCGCCTCGGCCAAGCAGACCGCGGCGGTGCTGCAGAAGGCCAAGCCGCACCCGCGCGACCTCGCCCCGCAGGGCGCTGAGCCGTTGGGCGCCACGGTCGCGGCTCCCGCGCTCGAAACGAAGATGTGA
- a CDS encoding NUDIX hydrolase, giving the protein MTQSWEAGAPKVDVSAGGLPGWLEPVAAAAVTMRPEQLSRFLLPDGGGRQSAVLVLFGEGDRGPDLLLIERSAALRAHAGQPSFPGGALDPEDGDPEGEGPLRAALREAEEETGLDPAGVQVFGVLPRLYIPVSGFVVTPVLGWWREPSPVRAVDPAETARVFRVPVTDLTDPANRATLVHPSGFRGSAFLVQGALVWGFTAGIIDKLLHYAGWERPWDRDRTVPLG; this is encoded by the coding sequence ATGACGCAGTCCTGGGAGGCCGGCGCGCCGAAGGTGGACGTCAGCGCCGGCGGGCTGCCCGGGTGGCTGGAGCCGGTGGCCGCGGCGGCCGTCACCATGCGGCCCGAGCAGCTCAGCCGGTTCCTGCTGCCCGACGGCGGCGGCCGGCAGTCGGCCGTCCTCGTGCTGTTCGGCGAGGGCGACCGGGGGCCGGACCTGCTGCTGATCGAGCGGTCCGCGGCGCTGCGCGCGCACGCCGGCCAGCCGTCCTTCCCGGGCGGCGCCCTCGACCCGGAGGACGGCGACCCGGAGGGGGAGGGCCCGCTGCGCGCCGCGCTGCGCGAGGCCGAGGAGGAGACCGGGCTGGACCCGGCGGGAGTGCAGGTGTTCGGGGTGCTGCCGCGGCTGTACATCCCGGTGAGCGGCTTCGTGGTCACCCCGGTGCTGGGCTGGTGGCGCGAGCCGAGCCCGGTCCGGGCGGTCGACCCCGCGGAGACCGCGCGCGTCTTCCGGGTCCCCGTGACGGATCTCACCGACCCGGCCAACCGTGCGACCCTCGTGCACCCCAGCGGTTTCCGCGGCTCGGCCTTCCTCGTCCAAGGCGCCCTGGTGTGGGGGTTCACCGCGGGCATCATCGACAAGTTGCTGCACTACGCGGGCTGGGAGCGGCCCTGGGACCGGGACCGGACCGTCCCGCTCGGCTAG
- a CDS encoding Crp/Fnr family transcriptional regulator yields MDDVLRRAPLFAALDDEQAAELRASMTEVTLARGDALFHEGDPGDRLYVVTEGKVKLHRTSPDGRENMLAVVGPGELIGELSLFDPGPRTATGTALTEVKLLGLGHGDLQPWLNVRPEVSTALLRAVARRLRRTNDVMSDLVFSDVPGRVAKALLDLSRRFGVQSEEGIHVVHDLTQEELAQLVGASRETVNKALADFAGRGWLRLEARAVILLDVERLAKRSR; encoded by the coding sequence GTGGACGACGTTCTGCGCCGTGCCCCGCTTTTCGCGGCGCTCGACGACGAGCAGGCCGCTGAACTGCGTGCCTCCATGACCGAGGTCACGCTGGCGCGTGGCGACGCGCTGTTCCACGAGGGCGACCCCGGGGACCGGCTGTACGTCGTGACCGAGGGCAAGGTGAAGCTGCACCGCACCTCGCCCGACGGCCGGGAGAACATGCTGGCCGTGGTGGGTCCCGGCGAGCTGATCGGGGAGCTGTCGCTCTTCGACCCCGGCCCGCGCACCGCCACCGGCACCGCGCTGACCGAGGTGAAGCTCCTCGGCCTGGGCCACGGCGACCTCCAGCCCTGGCTGAACGTGCGCCCCGAGGTCTCCACGGCGCTGCTGCGCGCGGTCGCCCGCCGCCTGCGCCGCACCAACGACGTCATGTCCGACCTGGTCTTCTCCGACGTGCCCGGCCGCGTGGCCAAGGCCCTGCTGGACCTGTCCCGCCGGTTCGGCGTGCAGTCCGAGGAGGGCATCCACGTGGTGCACGACCTCACGCAGGAGGAGCTGGCGCAGCTCGTCGGCGCCTCCCGCGAGACCGTGAACAAGGCGCTCGCCGACTTCGCCGGGCGGGGCTGGCTGCGGCTGGAGGCCCGCGCGGTCATCCTCCTCGACGTGGAGCGCCTGGCGAAGCGCAGCCGGTAG
- the nhaA gene encoding Na+/H+ antiporter NhaA, with amino-acid sequence MTEQPRRRSSDLFGRLPLPERNFVTDALRAETVGGVLLLLSAVVALIWANTLHHSYASTAHFPFGPSALGLHLSVAHWSSDGLLAVFFFVAGIELKRELVSGELREPAKAVLPVVAALCGMAAPALVYTLVATAGGGSLEGWAVPTATDIAFALAVLAVLGTALPAALRAFLLTLAVVDDLFAILIIAIFFTSGIDFAALAGAGACLALFWLLQRAGVHGWYVYVPLALVTWTLMYNSGVHATISGVAMGLLLRCSRREGEEQAPAERVEHLVRPFSAGLAVPLFALFAAGVSVSGGALGDVFRRPETLGILLGLVCGKAIGVFGGTWLAVRFTRARLNPDLRWPDVLALATLSGIGFTVSLLIGELAFTDRPQLADEAKAAVLVASVTAAVLAAILLKLRNDRYRRLTEDEELDTDADGVPDVYEQDEPAHHLRMAELLEQEAAEHRRLAELARRRRAGGPDGT; translated from the coding sequence GTGACCGAGCAGCCGCGCCGCCGCTCCTCCGACCTGTTCGGCCGGCTCCCACTGCCCGAACGCAACTTCGTCACCGACGCCCTGCGCGCGGAGACCGTCGGAGGCGTCCTCCTGCTGCTCTCCGCCGTCGTCGCCCTCATCTGGGCGAACACCCTCCACCACAGCTACGCGTCCACGGCCCACTTCCCCTTCGGTCCGTCCGCGCTCGGCCTGCACCTGTCCGTGGCGCACTGGTCGTCGGACGGCCTGCTCGCCGTCTTCTTCTTCGTCGCGGGCATCGAACTCAAGCGCGAGCTCGTCAGCGGTGAGCTGCGCGAGCCGGCCAAGGCCGTACTCCCCGTCGTCGCCGCCCTGTGCGGAATGGCGGCGCCCGCGCTGGTCTACACGCTGGTCGCCACCGCCGGGGGCGGCTCGTTGGAGGGCTGGGCAGTGCCCACCGCCACCGACATCGCGTTCGCGCTCGCCGTGCTCGCCGTCCTCGGCACCGCCCTGCCCGCCGCGCTGCGCGCGTTCCTGCTCACCCTCGCCGTCGTGGACGACCTCTTCGCGATCCTGATCATCGCGATCTTCTTCACCTCGGGCATCGACTTCGCCGCCCTCGCGGGTGCGGGGGCGTGCCTGGCGCTGTTCTGGCTGCTGCAACGGGCCGGCGTGCACGGCTGGTACGTGTACGTGCCGCTCGCGCTCGTCACCTGGACGCTGATGTACAACAGCGGCGTCCACGCCACGATTTCGGGCGTCGCCATGGGCTTGTTGCTGCGCTGCTCCCGGCGGGAGGGGGAGGAGCAGGCACCGGCCGAGCGCGTCGAGCACCTGGTGCGGCCGTTCTCGGCGGGCCTGGCCGTGCCGCTGTTCGCGTTGTTCGCGGCGGGCGTGTCGGTCTCCGGCGGCGCGCTCGGCGACGTGTTCCGGCGCCCGGAGACCCTCGGCATCCTCCTCGGCCTGGTCTGCGGCAAGGCGATCGGCGTGTTCGGCGGGACCTGGCTGGCGGTCCGCTTCACCCGCGCCCGGCTCAACCCCGACCTGCGCTGGCCGGACGTCCTGGCGCTCGCGACGCTGTCCGGCATCGGCTTCACCGTGTCCCTGCTGATCGGCGAACTCGCCTTCACCGACCGCCCGCAGCTCGCCGACGAGGCCAAGGCCGCCGTACTCGTCGCCTCGGTCACCGCGGCCGTGCTGGCCGCGATCCTGCTCAAACTGCGCAACGACCGCTACCGCCGCCTGACCGAGGACGAGGAACTCGACACCGACGCCGACGGTGTTCCCGACGTCTACGAGCAGGACGAACCCGCCCATCACCTGAGGATGGCCGAGCTCCTGGAGCAGGAGGCCGCCGAGCACCGCAGGCTCGCCGAGCTCGCCCGGCGACGGCGGGCGGGCGGCCCTGACGGCACGTAA
- a CDS encoding SulP family inorganic anion transporter → MRCHRRDLSASITVFLIAVPLSLGIALATGAPLQSGLVAAAVGGLVAGLLGGAPLQVSGGATSLVVVTAGLVERYGWRATCAITVLAGLTQLLLGGLQVARAALAVSPAIVHGMLAGIGTVIAVGQLHVVLGGSPQISAVDNIAALPGQLVHSHPVTPVIGAVTAAVLLGWPRLRGRVRALRAVPAPLAAVALATAVSAAWSVPRVDLPHWTAPGLPAVPAGPVPAVVAAVLTVTLVASMESLLSAVAVDALQARRPGPHAPPARLDRELLGQGAANVASGLLGGLPVAGGAMRGSANVEAGARTRRSTVLHGVWVLVCAGLAGGLLEEIPLAALAALVMLVGVRMVSFAHIRHIHRHREFPVYAVTFGTVVVFGVLQGVAAGIAVAVVLALRRLTRTRVTVAEEAGRHRVRARGQLTFLAVPRLTKALAEVPEGADVEVELDGSFIDHAAYEALNAWSARHRSHGGRVTLEDPSGRPVGEPDGAHACRPWTPWRNHHCTRPAAEPTTSGGQLLGGVGNFQRHTAPLVREELARLAREGQRPGQLFLTCADSRLVTSMITSSGPGDLFTVRNIGNMVPPPAPDAPDASCDSVAAAVEYAVEVLQVSGITVCGHSGCGAMQALLGSDHGPGAQTPLARWLRHGRPSLTRLTAYAADAPTDAAPGADTAPTLQGRAVADDQERLALINVITQLEHLTAHPCVARRVADGTLQLHGMYFHVAEAQTYILDRPTGTFAPVRPGTGRSGPPAGAADAPAATLATKV, encoded by the coding sequence ATGAGATGCCACCGGCGTGACCTGTCCGCGTCGATCACCGTCTTCCTTATCGCCGTGCCCCTGTCGCTCGGCATCGCGCTGGCCACCGGGGCCCCGTTGCAGTCGGGTCTGGTCGCAGCGGCGGTCGGCGGCCTCGTGGCCGGGCTGCTCGGCGGGGCGCCGTTGCAGGTGAGCGGTGGCGCCACCAGTCTGGTGGTGGTCACCGCCGGCCTCGTCGAGCGCTACGGCTGGCGGGCGACCTGTGCGATCACAGTGCTGGCCGGACTGACGCAACTGCTGCTCGGCGGGCTGCAGGTGGCCAGGGCCGCTCTCGCGGTGAGCCCGGCCATCGTGCACGGCATGCTCGCCGGGATCGGTACGGTCATCGCCGTCGGCCAACTGCATGTGGTGCTGGGCGGCAGCCCCCAGATCTCCGCGGTGGACAACATCGCCGCGCTGCCCGGTCAACTGGTGCACAGCCACCCCGTCACCCCGGTCATCGGCGCCGTGACAGCAGCCGTACTGCTCGGCTGGCCGCGTCTGCGCGGCCGCGTCCGGGCACTGCGGGCAGTCCCGGCGCCGCTCGCGGCGGTCGCGCTGGCCACCGCGGTGAGCGCCGCCTGGTCGGTGCCGCGGGTCGATCTGCCGCACTGGACCGCGCCCGGGCTGCCCGCCGTACCCGCAGGCCCGGTCCCCGCGGTCGTCGCCGCCGTCCTGACCGTCACGCTGGTGGCCAGCATGGAGTCGCTGCTGTCGGCCGTCGCGGTGGACGCGCTCCAGGCGCGGCGCCCCGGACCGCACGCCCCTCCGGCCCGCCTCGACCGCGAACTGCTCGGCCAGGGTGCGGCCAACGTGGCGTCCGGACTGCTCGGCGGACTGCCGGTGGCCGGCGGTGCGATGCGCGGATCGGCCAACGTCGAGGCGGGGGCGCGCACCCGGCGCTCCACCGTGCTGCACGGCGTGTGGGTGCTGGTGTGCGCGGGGCTCGCCGGCGGCCTCCTGGAGGAGATCCCGCTCGCGGCGCTCGCCGCGCTGGTGATGCTGGTCGGGGTCCGCATGGTCAGCTTCGCGCACATCCGGCACATCCACCGGCACCGCGAGTTCCCCGTGTACGCGGTCACCTTCGGCACCGTGGTGGTCTTCGGGGTGCTCCAAGGGGTGGCGGCAGGAATCGCGGTCGCGGTCGTCCTGGCGCTGCGCAGGCTCACCCGCACCCGGGTCACCGTCGCGGAGGAGGCGGGACGCCATCGGGTCCGCGCCCGCGGACAGCTGACGTTCCTGGCGGTGCCCCGGCTGACCAAGGCGCTCGCCGAGGTCCCCGAGGGAGCCGACGTCGAAGTGGAGCTGGACGGCTCGTTCATAGACCACGCCGCCTACGAGGCGCTGAACGCGTGGAGTGCGCGGCACCGTTCCCACGGGGGCCGGGTGACGCTCGAGGACCCCTCCGGGCGGCCGGTCGGCGAACCGGACGGCGCGCACGCCTGTCGCCCCTGGACCCCCTGGCGCAACCACCACTGCACCCGCCCGGCAGCCGAGCCGACGACCAGCGGCGGCCAGTTGCTCGGCGGGGTGGGCAACTTCCAGCGGCACACCGCCCCACTGGTCCGCGAGGAACTCGCCCGGCTGGCCCGCGAGGGCCAGCGTCCCGGCCAGCTCTTCCTGACCTGCGCCGACTCCCGGTTGGTCACCAGCATGATCACCTCCAGCGGCCCGGGTGACCTGTTCACCGTGCGCAACATCGGCAACATGGTGCCGCCGCCCGCTCCCGACGCTCCGGACGCGTCCTGCGACTCGGTGGCAGCCGCTGTGGAGTACGCGGTCGAGGTCCTCCAGGTCTCCGGCATCACCGTGTGCGGGCACTCCGGGTGCGGCGCCATGCAGGCGCTGCTCGGCTCCGACCACGGACCGGGCGCGCAGACGCCGTTGGCCAGGTGGCTGCGGCACGGCCGGCCGAGCCTGACCCGGCTCACCGCGTACGCCGCCGACGCGCCCACGGACGCCGCACCCGGTGCGGACACGGCCCCCACCCTCCAGGGCCGCGCTGTGGCCGATGACCAGGAACGCCTCGCGTTGATCAACGTCATCACCCAGTTGGAGCATCTGACGGCCCATCCGTGCGTGGCCCGAAGGGTCGCTGACGGGACCCTCCAGTTGCACGGCATGTACTTCCACGTCGCGGAGGCTCAGACCTACATCCTCGACCGCCCCACCGGGACCTTCGCCCCGGTCCGGCCCGGAACCGGCAGGTCCGGACCACCGGCCGGAGCAGCGGACGCACCGGCAGCCACCCTCGCCACAAAGGTCTAA
- a CDS encoding MarP family serine protease, translated as MNVLDILLILAALWFAVIGYRQGFVVGVMSVIGFLGGGLAAVYLLPLLWDKATDDATPGSVAVMSAVVIVIVCASVGQALTTHLGNKARTRITWSPARALDASGGALVNVLAMLLVAWLIGSALATTTLPTIGREVRSSRVLIGVSRVMPQSADSWFDDFSDTLAQNGLPQVFGTFGSEPITSVPAPDPALVGSQAVADTRGSIVKVVGTAPSCGKVLEGSGFVFAKDRVMTNAHVVGGVSEPTVQIGGKGRLHDARVVLYDWQRDIAVLDVPGLDAPPLQFTPQAEQSRDDAIVAGFPENGPFDVRAARIRDRIKASGPDIYHRGTVHRDVYSLYATVRAGNSGGPLLTTGGQVAGVVFAKSLDDSNTGYALTAAEVAPDVTAGRTAERQVSTQGCAL; from the coding sequence GTGAACGTGCTGGACATCCTGCTCATCCTCGCCGCCCTGTGGTTCGCCGTGATCGGCTACCGGCAGGGTTTCGTCGTCGGCGTCATGTCGGTGATCGGCTTCCTCGGCGGCGGCCTGGCCGCGGTCTACCTCCTGCCGCTGCTGTGGGACAAGGCGACGGACGACGCGACCCCCGGTTCGGTCGCGGTGATGTCCGCGGTCGTGATCGTGATCGTGTGCGCCTCGGTGGGGCAGGCGCTCACCACGCACCTGGGCAACAAGGCCCGCACCCGCATCACCTGGTCCCCGGCCAGAGCCCTGGACGCGAGCGGCGGCGCGCTGGTCAACGTGCTGGCGATGCTGCTGGTGGCCTGGCTGATCGGCAGCGCGCTGGCGACCACGACGCTGCCGACGATAGGGCGCGAGGTGCGGTCGTCGAGGGTGCTGATCGGGGTGTCCCGGGTGATGCCGCAGTCGGCCGACTCCTGGTTCGACGACTTCAGCGACACCCTCGCGCAGAACGGCCTGCCGCAGGTCTTCGGCACGTTCGGCTCCGAGCCGATCACGTCGGTGCCCGCGCCGGACCCCGCGCTGGTCGGCAGTCAGGCGGTGGCCGACACCCGCGGCAGCATCGTCAAGGTCGTCGGCACCGCCCCGAGCTGCGGGAAGGTGCTGGAGGGCTCGGGGTTCGTCTTCGCCAAGGACCGGGTGATGACCAACGCCCACGTCGTCGGCGGCGTCTCCGAGCCCACCGTGCAGATCGGCGGCAAGGGTCGGCTGCACGACGCCCGGGTGGTCCTCTACGACTGGCAGCGCGACATCGCCGTGCTCGACGTGCCCGGGCTGGACGCGCCCCCGCTGCAGTTCACCCCGCAGGCCGAGCAGAGCAGGGACGACGCGATCGTGGCCGGGTTCCCCGAGAACGGACCCTTCGACGTGCGCGCCGCCCGGATCCGGGACCGCATCAAGGCCAGCGGACCCGACATCTACCACCGTGGCACCGTGCACCGCGACGTGTACTCGCTGTACGCGACGGTCCGGGCGGGCAACTCCGGCGGCCCGCTGCTGACCACCGGCGGGCAGGTGGCCGGGGTCGTCTTCGCCAAGTCCCTGGACGACTCGAACACCGGCTACGCGCTCACCGCCGCCGAGGTGGCGCCGGACGTGACGGCCGGGCGTACCGCGGAACGGCAGGTCAGCACGCAGGGCTGCGCGCTGTGA